From a single Sphingosinicellaceae bacterium genomic region:
- a CDS encoding DNA recombination protein RmuC produces the protein MWGRPLAGARAEAAAARAEVESWRGKEVLARLAATEAAAELRAAKGRVDALDTVEADRLALAGRVGAFEAERAERERAHTADLARTNENFAALAAKALESAQAQFLERAEARFAEHQTLSEGGMKALLTPVAETLQRYEGELKLIEASRQEAYGGLKEQLVGLAAGQLQVSAEASRLINALRSSGKTSGSWGEQQLRNTLEMAGLREGIDFTVQTHAGGEDGGKRPDAIVNLPGGRRLIVDAKCSLNDYLSAAEADSEDGRRAAYKRHAAAVRTHARGLSDKSYWKEFGESADFVVMFLPGENFLSAALEHDLPLLGWAFDQRVLLTGPINLLALAKTVALVWRQEKLAQEAKEIGKLGADLHAAIATMAEHLSGIGKNLSQAVNGYNSFVGSLEANVLPKARRFTELGVEEGKKAVPTLGVIDTSVRTPAAPELRLAPPTSGAANDAPANDAPANDAPANDERD, from the coding sequence ATGTGGGGGCGACCGCTGGCGGGGGCGCGAGCCGAGGCCGCGGCGGCGCGCGCGGAGGTCGAATCGTGGCGCGGCAAGGAGGTCTTGGCGCGCCTCGCGGCGACCGAAGCGGCGGCGGAATTGCGCGCCGCGAAAGGCCGGGTCGATGCGCTCGATACCGTCGAGGCGGATCGGCTGGCGCTGGCCGGACGCGTAGGGGCATTCGAGGCCGAGCGGGCCGAACGGGAGCGCGCCCACACGGCTGACCTGGCGCGGACGAACGAGAATTTCGCGGCGCTGGCGGCAAAGGCGCTGGAGAGTGCGCAGGCGCAGTTCCTCGAACGCGCCGAGGCCCGCTTTGCCGAGCACCAGACGCTGAGCGAGGGCGGCATGAAGGCGCTGCTGACACCGGTTGCCGAGACGTTGCAACGCTACGAGGGCGAGCTGAAACTGATCGAGGCGTCCCGGCAGGAGGCTTACGGCGGCCTCAAGGAGCAGCTCGTCGGACTGGCGGCGGGTCAATTGCAGGTCAGCGCGGAGGCGTCGCGGCTGATCAATGCGCTGCGCTCGAGCGGCAAGACCAGCGGCAGCTGGGGCGAGCAGCAGCTGCGCAACACCCTCGAGATGGCAGGCCTGCGCGAAGGCATAGACTTCACTGTCCAGACCCACGCCGGCGGTGAGGACGGCGGCAAGCGTCCGGACGCGATCGTCAACCTGCCCGGTGGCCGCCGGTTGATCGTCGATGCGAAGTGCTCGCTGAACGACTATCTGTCCGCCGCCGAGGCCGACAGCGAGGACGGCCGCCGCGCCGCCTACAAGCGCCACGCCGCCGCGGTCCGCACCCACGCCCGCGGCCTCAGCGACAAGAGCTACTGGAAGGAGTTCGGCGAATCCGCGGACTTCGTCGTGATGTTCCTGCCGGGCGAGAACTTCCTGTCGGCGGCACTCGAGCACGACCTGCCGCTGCTCGGCTGGGCCTTCGACCAGCGCGTCCTGCTGACCGGGCCGATCAACCTGCTGGCGCTGGCCAAGACCGTCGCCTTGGTCTGGCGGCAGGAGAAACTGGCGCAGGAGGCGAAGGAGATCGGCAAGCTCGGGGCCGACCTGCACGCCGCGATCGCGACGATGGCCGAGCACCTGTCGGGGATCGGCAAGAACCTCAGCCAGGCGGTCAACGGCTACAACAGCTTCGTCGGGTCGCTGGAGGCCAATGTCCTGCCCAAAGCGCGGCGCTTCACCGAGCTTGGCGTCGAGGAGGGCAAGAAGGCGGTGCCGACGCTCGGGGTCATCGACACTTCGGTGCGGACCCCTGCGGCTCCAGAACTCCGCCTTGCGCCGCCTACCAGCGGAGCCGCAAACGACGCCCCCGCGAACGACGCCCCTGCGAACGACGCCCCTGCGAACGACGAGCGTGACTAG
- a CDS encoding RNA methyltransferase, with the protein MPLLITSHSNPTIKRIGALRDKKHRRAEGLFLAEGLRICTEAVEAGQAPRMLVYAAEAARHPLVERLVAVVEGGGGTAIETTPDILAKLTGKDNPQSVLGVFPMRATTLAEVDRHAAPMWVVVENLKDPGNLGTMLRTCDATGAGGVILLDASCDPFSVEAVRASMGALFTRTVVQTDGPTFLEWLRQGEGMLVGASLEAAVDYQAVHYAPPTFIFMGNEQSGLPADYAAACDVLVKLPMRGRADSLNVAVACAVLLYEVLNQAR; encoded by the coding sequence ATGCCGCTGCTCATCACCTCCCACTCGAACCCGACGATCAAGCGCATTGGAGCCTTGCGCGACAAGAAGCATCGCCGCGCCGAGGGCCTGTTCCTCGCCGAGGGCCTGCGCATATGCACCGAGGCGGTCGAGGCCGGACAGGCCCCGCGCATGCTGGTCTACGCCGCCGAAGCCGCCCGGCACCCGCTGGTCGAGCGGTTGGTCGCGGTCGTCGAGGGCGGCGGTGGTACTGCGATCGAGACCACGCCCGACATCCTCGCCAAGCTGACCGGCAAGGACAACCCCCAGTCCGTGCTCGGCGTCTTCCCGATGCGCGCCACGACGCTGGCGGAGGTCGACCGGCACGCCGCCCCGATGTGGGTGGTGGTCGAGAACCTCAAGGACCCCGGCAACCTCGGCACCATGCTGCGGACCTGCGACGCGACGGGTGCAGGCGGGGTGATCCTGCTCGACGCCTCGTGCGATCCGTTCAGCGTCGAGGCGGTGCGCGCCTCGATGGGCGCGCTGTTCACGCGGACGGTGGTCCAGACCGATGGGCCGACGTTCCTCGAGTGGCTGCGGCAGGGCGAGGGGATGCTGGTCGGAGCATCCCTCGAAGCCGCGGTCGACTATCAGGCGGTGCATTATGCCCCGCCGACCTTCATCTTCATGGGCAACGAGCAATCTGGCCTGCCCGCCGACTACGCCGCCGCCTGCGACGTGCTGGTCAAGCTGCCGATGCGCGGTCGCGCCGACAGCCTGAACGTCGCGGTGGCATGCGCGGTGTTGCTGTATGAGGTCCTCAACCAGGCTCGCTAG
- a CDS encoding DNA-3-methyladenine glycosylase 2 family protein codes for MGLSADALRRGIDYVADQNPLFAAALVRLGYPEPRINQRGATTMMRAIVGQQVSVASAAAVWNKFEALVGDTGDFPRIATMSDEYLRTAGLSRQKASYIRSLAGLVATGALDFAALPEDDEDAIAALVAVKGIGRWSAEIYLLFAEGRPDIWPAGDLAIQIAIGQLLGLEARPTEKETRALAEPFRPHRGALAVFCWHHYNIIAI; via the coding sequence CGCCGACGCGCTCAGGCGCGGCATCGACTACGTCGCCGACCAGAACCCGCTGTTTGCGGCCGCCCTCGTGCGGCTCGGCTACCCGGAGCCGCGGATCAACCAGCGCGGTGCGACAACGATGATGCGCGCTATCGTCGGCCAGCAGGTATCGGTGGCCTCGGCAGCCGCGGTCTGGAACAAGTTCGAGGCCCTCGTCGGCGACACCGGCGATTTCCCGCGCATCGCGACCATGTCGGACGAGTACCTCCGCACCGCGGGGCTATCACGCCAGAAGGCGAGCTACATCCGCAGCCTGGCCGGGCTGGTCGCCACCGGCGCGCTCGACTTCGCGGCGCTGCCCGAGGACGACGAGGACGCGATCGCGGCGTTGGTCGCGGTCAAGGGCATCGGGCGCTGGTCGGCGGAAATCTACCTGCTGTTCGCGGAAGGTCGTCCCGACATCTGGCCGGCGGGTGACCTCGCCATCCAGATCGCGATCGGACAGCTGCTCGGCCTGGAAGCGCGACCGACCGAGAAGGAGACGCGCGCGCTGGCCGAGCCGTTCCGCCCCCACCGCGGAGCGCTCGCGGTATTCTGCTGGCACCATTACAACATCATCGCGATCTGA